The following DNA comes from Caulobacter mirabilis.
CGGCGAGCGCCGAGCCGATCGTCTCACCAAAGAGGATGGCGATCACGGCGGAAGAGTCGACAACGATCAATCCTCGTCCCCCGACGCCCAGTCCCACTCCGCCTTTGTCACTGGGCGCCGGTCGTACTTAGTGGCGACGCTTTCGGCGAAGGCCATGAGCCGCTCTACATACTCGGCTCGTTGGACATCGCGTTCGCGCGCCAGACGTTCGCGGAGAGCGTTTGTCACCGCGTCCGTTAAGGTCTCGCCAGTTAGCGCCGCGAGTTCACGGGCCAACCGATCCGCCTCCTCGGTCTTGATGCTCAGAGCCATGGCCGTCTTTCTAGAACGTCTTTCTAGATAGCACGAAAACGGCTCTGGCGCATCGTACGACGTCCTTCTATTGCCGCGCCGGCTTGTCCACCCTGATGCCCTCGAGGAACCGGCGCACGGGCGCCGAGGTCGGGCAGTTGGCGGCGGCGACGTAGTTGGCCGCGCCCTTCACCTGGCACATCGCCGGGGTCGGGCCGGACAGGACGCCGTCGGCGCAGGCGTTGCACATGCGGGTGAAGGCGGCTTCCAGCTGCAGCGAATAGTCCAGCGGCCGGGCGCCGCCCCAGCTGGCGGTCGGGGTCGCCTCGCTCGGGTCGGTCAGGGTCCCGCCGGGCACGTTCTTCAGATAGCTGGCCGCCAGCGCCGCCCGGGTCTGGTCGTTGTTCAGGGTAGCCATGGTGTAGGTCGGGCCGGTGGGCAGGATGCTCAGCGCCTTGGACCGCGGCCACTGCGCCAGGGCGTGGCA
Coding sequences within:
- a CDS encoding type II toxin-antitoxin system VapB family antitoxin yields the protein MALSIKTEEADRLARELAALTGETLTDAVTNALRERLARERDVQRAEYVERLMAFAESVATKYDRRPVTKAEWDWASGDED